The Kineosporia corallincola region CCAACATCGCGGTCTGGGGCGGCGTCGGGTTCAACATGATCGTGCTCTACACCGCGCTGCGCTCGATCCCCACCGAGCTCTACGAGGCGGCCCGCATCGACGGCTGCTCGGAGGTTCAGATCGCTTGGCGGATCAAGGTTCCCATCGTCATCCCGTCGCTGATCATGACGTCGGTGTTCGGCATGATCACCACCCTCCAGGTGTTCGCCGAGCCGACCGTGCTGCGGCCGCTGACCAACAACATCTCCACCAGCTGGAGCCCGCTGATGATGATCTACCGGGACGCCTTCACCCGCAACGACATCTACTCCGCCTCCGCCACCTCGGTGGTGCTGGCCGTGGCCACGTTCGTGCTGTCCTTCGGGTTCCTGCGCCTGGTGCAGAACCGAGCCTTCGCCCAGGAGAACCGATGAGCACCGCGACCCTTCCGGACCGCACCACCGGCACGTCCGGAACCGCCCGGCAGAGGCCGAGTTTCGTCGGCACCGGTCTTCTGGTGGTCGGCGCCGTCTACTGTCTCGTGCCGGTGGTCTGGGTGTTCATGGCCTCCACCAAGAGTTCGAGCGAGTTGTTCTCCACCTTCACCTACGCGCCCAGCGGCAACCTGTTCAGCAACATCTCCGACCTGAGCAGCTACCGGGACGGGCTGTTCTGGCGCTGGATGGTGAACACCGCGCTCTACGCCGGTGTCGGGGCGGGCCTGTCCACCGTGGTGTCGGCGATGGCCGGCTACGCGATGGCGAAGTTCCGCTTCCCGGGGCGCGGCGTGCTGTTCAACGTGCTACTCGCCGGGGTGCTGGTGCCCGGCGTGGTGCTGGCCGTGCCGCAGTACCTGCTGTTCGCGAAACTCGGCCTGACCAACACCTACTGGGCTGTTCTGCTGCCGAGCCTGATCAGCCCCTACGGCATCTACCTGGCCCGGATCTACGTGTCCGCGGCGGTGCCCGACGAGGTGATCGAGGCGGCCCGTACCGACGGCGCCAAGGACCTGCGGGTGTTCTCGTCGATCGTGATGCCGATGATGGTGCCCGGGCTGGTGACGATCTTCCTGTTCCAGTTCGTCGCGATCTGGAACAACTTCATGCTGCCGTTCGTGATGCTCGGCGACGACAAGCTGTTCCCGGTCACGGTGGGCCTGTCCGGCCTGCTGAACCAGGGCTCGCAGCAACCGGCCATGTACACGCTGGTGATCACCGGTGCGCTGCTGTCGATCCTGCCGCTGCTCGCGCTGTTCCTGTTGCTCCAGCGGTTCTGGCAGGTCGATCTGGCCGCCGGGGCCGTGAAGAGCTGACGAGATAGCCTTCCGACGTGCAGCTTCGAGGAGGGGACAAGCGTCCCACCATCCGTGACGTGGCCAGCGTCGCGGGGGTCTCCAGGGGAACCGTCTCGCGGGTGCTCAACGGCGGTGAGCGGGTCAGCCGCCAGGCACGGGACGCGGTGGCCCGGGCGATCGCCGAGACCGGGTACACCGCCAACCACGCCGCGCGCACACTCGCCCTGGGCCGCTCCAACACGGTGGCGTTCCTGCTCAGCGAGCCGCAGCACATCCTGTTCGAGGACCCGACGTTCGCCCGGCTGATGGGTGGCTGCACGCGTGCCCTGGCCGAGCACGGCATGCTGCTCACCCTGGTCACCGCCGGCACCCCGGCCGACCGGGAGCGGGCCGTGGGC contains the following coding sequences:
- a CDS encoding carbohydrate ABC transporter permease, producing MSTATLPDRTTGTSGTARQRPSFVGTGLLVVGAVYCLVPVVWVFMASTKSSSELFSTFTYAPSGNLFSNISDLSSYRDGLFWRWMVNTALYAGVGAGLSTVVSAMAGYAMAKFRFPGRGVLFNVLLAGVLVPGVVLAVPQYLLFAKLGLTNTYWAVLLPSLISPYGIYLARIYVSAAVPDEVIEAARTDGAKDLRVFSSIVMPMMVPGLVTIFLFQFVAIWNNFMLPFVMLGDDKLFPVTVGLSGLLNQGSQQPAMYTLVITGALLSILPLLALFLLLQRFWQVDLAAGAVKS